The Flavobacterium marginilacus genome window below encodes:
- a CDS encoding DUF1800 domain-containing protein yields the protein MNQNVLWSLRLGFTDKEASKISKKELASFLENSFSAPVDSSIPSFLENSPKTIAEFQQFRDLYKNAPREQKQEKQKLERQTFEEMKIWWIDKMVTSEFPLREKMTCFWHNHYVAAFSKVKVNYWLFQHNQILRKNAFGNFKTLTKEIVKSNAMVRYLDNTDNRKGKLNENLSRELLELFTLGIGNYSEDDIKNGAKGLAGLGLGDDGAVYRPKFEDNESFVYFGKKGSFKIDEMIDIIFEQPNIPYLITRKIMQWFIYDNPKEELVHYYGDYLRKKDFEIKPLLTKIFIEEFAKNNAGSKIKSPLEYILQLTNELNIENPNERLIAKFLRDQGMDLFNQPNVKGWDGGNSWLTSQVFLQRSNVADLLCNGKNLTRGNKQNIENQMMAQNPNRQFKVKLDWDKSGSNKVIIAELENRLLFKTDASDQEDFERILKYDFDSNTEGSDNAVLRLFNFMVKTPEFQLI from the coding sequence ATGAATCAAAATGTGCTTTGGTCACTTCGTTTGGGTTTTACTGATAAAGAAGCATCGAAAATTTCTAAAAAAGAACTGGCTTCTTTTCTTGAAAATTCATTTTCGGCTCCAGTAGATTCCTCTATTCCTTCCTTTTTGGAAAACAGCCCAAAAACAATAGCTGAATTTCAGCAGTTTCGGGATTTGTATAAAAATGCCCCAAGGGAACAAAAACAGGAAAAACAGAAACTAGAACGGCAGACTTTTGAAGAAATGAAAATCTGGTGGATTGATAAAATGGTCACTTCAGAATTTCCGCTTCGCGAAAAAATGACTTGTTTCTGGCATAATCATTATGTGGCTGCGTTTTCAAAGGTGAAAGTAAATTACTGGCTTTTTCAGCACAATCAGATTTTAAGGAAAAATGCTTTTGGAAATTTCAAAACCCTGACTAAGGAAATTGTTAAAAGCAATGCAATGGTGCGTTATCTGGATAATACAGACAACCGAAAAGGCAAACTCAACGAAAATTTAAGCAGGGAATTATTGGAGCTTTTCACACTCGGAATCGGTAATTACTCGGAAGATGATATAAAAAACGGTGCCAAAGGCCTTGCTGGTCTAGGTCTAGGTGATGATGGAGCCGTTTACAGACCAAAATTTGAAGATAATGAGAGCTTTGTTTATTTTGGGAAAAAAGGCAGTTTTAAAATCGATGAAATGATTGACATTATTTTTGAACAGCCGAATATACCTTATCTGATTACCCGAAAAATAATGCAGTGGTTCATTTACGATAATCCAAAAGAAGAACTGGTTCACTACTATGGTGATTATCTGAGAAAAAAGGATTTTGAAATAAAGCCCTTATTAACCAAGATATTTATTGAAGAATTTGCCAAAAATAATGCTGGTTCCAAGATTAAAAGCCCATTGGAATATATTCTGCAACTGACAAACGAACTCAATATCGAAAACCCAAATGAAAGATTAATTGCTAAATTTCTAAGAGATCAAGGAATGGATCTGTTCAATCAGCCCAATGTAAAAGGGTGGGACGGAGGTAATTCCTGGCTTACTTCACAGGTTTTTTTACAGCGGAGCAATGTTGCTGATCTCCTTTGTAATGGTAAAAACTTAACTCGTGGGAATAAACAAAATATTGAAAATCAGATGATGGCTCAAAATCCAAATAGGCAGTTTAAAGTGAAACTGGATTGGGATAAAAGCGGAAGCAATAAAGTAATCATTGCCGAACTCGAAAACCGTCTGCTGTTTAAAACCGATGCATCCGATCAGGAGGATTTCGAAAGAATTTTAAAGTATGATTTTGACAGTAATACAGAAGGTTCGGACAATGCTGTATTGCGGTTATTCAATTTTATGGTAAAAACTCCTGAGTTTCAATTAATATAA
- a CDS encoding Hsp70 family protein has protein sequence MKNINIGIDLGTTNSGIAKYDNGKISIYKNPVGFKDTIPSVVSFRKGRIQIGEKAREHSATNAENVFSSFKRKMGSDEVYYIKDLDKNCSPIELSSMVLNELVNFAQGESLKSAVITIPASFDTIQSNATKKAGYQAGFEEIVLLQEPIAACLAYSNSLNLEITEDKKWLVYDFGGGTFDIALIKINERELKVFDHKGNNFLGGVDLDTLFVEKIICPKIEKQTQEKNLWEKLISKENTDYNKLFFELLFKAEEAKKELSIKETSSIEVDFDELSISLDLDITRKEFEAIIKTKFEESFHLVEKLIKDNLLTFSDIERIILVGGTTYIPYIRQQLQERTQIQVETSLDPTTAVIIGAAYYAGSKPSELIEEEIVKTPQAEQNSIHAETIYEPHSKDSEELIVVLLTESFDGYYRIIRADGGFDTGLLKASKKIAEFVPLLEKTSNQFTLFLYDSQQKQVFSNDSIQITNGLYSILGQPIPNDICLELDEESGKSHMEIIFKKNDILPLKKTIYKTCSKNILKNSDQKLIINVVEGNAGSMVGSNQSIGYIEISGRDFDQDLVKGMDIELNFKVSESRDLSIDVYISALDLEINEVFNPHQRMISIDKLSSEIKNALDAVTEEIRNEVQNENYEYLAKLKRSEESLSILYNEALENKNDAITDKKYQIDELKKIYIQEFDDIIRHKHILSELDEYNKIKDSLSFYIEKGSPRQKEEYEKIIKNEKEILQSNNKYLIRKKNKELESLLENIYNNQDESYIDYFYYLRFEDPSVFKDRSKHSKLMQLGEKAIDNSNLTELKSICHQLYNLLIVKPKRKDDFNTFDGNLGIK, from the coding sequence ATGAAAAATATAAATATCGGAATTGATTTGGGAACAACCAATTCGGGGATTGCAAAATATGACAACGGTAAAATCAGTATTTACAAAAACCCTGTTGGTTTCAAAGACACCATTCCATCTGTAGTTTCGTTCCGAAAAGGGCGGATTCAGATAGGCGAAAAAGCCAGAGAACACAGTGCGACAAATGCTGAAAATGTATTTTCGTCCTTCAAACGGAAAATGGGATCCGACGAAGTTTACTATATCAAAGACCTGGATAAAAACTGCAGCCCGATAGAACTGTCATCGATGGTTTTGAACGAGCTGGTTAATTTCGCTCAAGGCGAAAGTTTAAAATCGGCAGTGATTACGATTCCGGCTTCGTTCGATACAATTCAGTCCAATGCTACCAAAAAAGCAGGTTACCAAGCAGGTTTTGAAGAAATTGTTCTGCTTCAGGAACCAATTGCCGCCTGTCTGGCCTACTCCAATTCCTTGAATCTTGAAATTACCGAAGATAAAAAATGGCTGGTTTACGATTTTGGAGGCGGTACTTTTGACATCGCATTAATCAAAATCAATGAGCGCGAACTTAAGGTATTTGACCATAAAGGCAACAATTTCCTGGGAGGCGTCGATCTGGATACTTTATTTGTCGAGAAAATAATCTGCCCGAAAATAGAAAAACAGACTCAGGAAAAAAACCTTTGGGAGAAACTGATTTCCAAAGAAAATACAGATTACAACAAGCTGTTTTTTGAGCTTCTTTTCAAAGCAGAAGAAGCCAAAAAAGAACTTTCGATAAAAGAAACTTCCAGCATAGAAGTTGATTTCGACGAACTTTCCATTTCATTGGATCTGGACATCACCAGAAAAGAATTTGAAGCAATCATCAAAACCAAATTTGAAGAATCCTTCCATCTGGTTGAAAAATTGATTAAAGATAATCTCTTAACCTTTTCGGACATCGAGCGCATTATCCTTGTCGGCGGTACAACTTACATTCCGTACATACGCCAGCAATTGCAGGAACGTACCCAAATTCAGGTGGAGACCAGTTTGGATCCGACAACAGCAGTAATCATTGGCGCAGCATATTATGCTGGTTCAAAACCTTCGGAATTAATCGAAGAAGAAATTGTAAAAACACCTCAAGCCGAGCAGAACAGCATTCATGCCGAAACTATATATGAACCACATTCCAAAGATTCAGAAGAACTGATCGTAGTTCTTTTGACAGAATCATTTGACGGTTATTACAGAATTATACGTGCTGACGGCGGTTTTGACACAGGTCTTTTGAAAGCAAGCAAAAAAATAGCCGAGTTTGTTCCTCTGCTGGAAAAAACATCGAATCAGTTCACGCTGTTTTTATACGACAGTCAGCAAAAACAGGTATTCAGCAATGATTCTATCCAGATTACAAATGGACTTTACAGTATTTTAGGCCAGCCGATTCCTAATGACATCTGCCTTGAGCTGGATGAAGAATCCGGTAAAAGCCACATGGAAATTATCTTTAAGAAAAATGATATTCTGCCTTTAAAGAAAACGATTTATAAAACCTGCTCCAAAAACATTCTCAAAAACTCAGATCAAAAACTAATTATCAATGTCGTTGAAGGAAATGCGGGAAGCATGGTCGGCAGTAATCAATCCATTGGTTACATCGAAATATCCGGCAGGGATTTTGACCAGGATTTAGTTAAAGGAATGGATATTGAACTTAATTTCAAAGTTTCGGAATCACGGGATTTAAGCATCGATGTTTATATTAGTGCATTAGATCTGGAAATAAACGAAGTCTTCAATCCGCATCAAAGAATGATTTCCATCGACAAATTATCATCTGAAATCAAAAATGCCTTAGACGCTGTTACTGAAGAAATAAGAAATGAAGTTCAGAATGAAAATTATGAATATTTGGCCAAATTAAAACGATCTGAAGAATCGCTGAGCATTCTTTACAATGAGGCATTGGAGAATAAAAATGACGCCATTACTGATAAAAAATATCAAATCGATGAGCTGAAAAAAATCTATATTCAGGAATTTGATGATATTATCAGACACAAACATATACTATCTGAACTTGATGAATACAATAAGATAAAAGACAGTCTTTCTTTTTATATCGAAAAAGGCAGTCCGCGCCAAAAAGAAGAGTACGAAAAGATTATAAAAAACGAAAAGGAAATTCTGCAGTCCAACAATAAATATCTGATCCGCAAAAAAAATAAAGAACTGGAAAGCCTGCTGGAAAATATTTATAACAATCAGGATGAAAGCTATATAGACTATTTTTATTATCTGCGTTTTGAAGATCCAAGCGTTTTCAAAGACCGTTCCAAACACAGCAAACTAATGCAGTTAGGCGAAAAAGCAATTGACAACTCCAACTTAACCGAATTGAAATCAATCTGCCATCAGCTGTATAATTTACTGATTGTTAAGCCCAAAAGAAAAGACGATTTCAATACATTTGACGGGAATCTTGGGATAAAATAA
- a CDS encoding helix-turn-helix domain-containing protein yields MNWKVIKTEAEHKIAVKRAMEIFHAEPGTPEDDELAVLLILIKDFEDKHFSMPELDALEVIKMKMQEMGLKNKDLEPLIGTKGHVSAVLSGKREITLKMAKKLKDYFSLPAEVFLPSS; encoded by the coding sequence ATGAACTGGAAGGTCATAAAAACAGAAGCCGAACATAAAATTGCTGTAAAACGTGCAATGGAAATATTTCATGCTGAACCTGGCACACCCGAAGATGATGAACTAGCTGTTTTACTTATTTTGATAAAAGATTTCGAGGACAAACATTTTTCAATGCCTGAACTTGATGCGCTGGAAGTTATTAAAATGAAAATGCAGGAAATGGGTTTAAAAAACAAAGATTTAGAACCCTTAATAGGTACGAAAGGGCACGTTTCGGCAGTGCTTTCAGGCAAACGTGAAATCACTCTTAAAATGGCAAAAAAACTGAAAGATTATTTTAGTCTTCCGGCTGAGGTATTTCTTCCCAGTTCTTAA
- a CDS encoding type II toxin-antitoxin system HigB family toxin, translated as MTWYNEVSKKDFDNFNELKEVYRNASLVNNQRVVFNIKGNDFRLMVSFKFRRKACYSIWFGMHKEYDKIDVETIEFDENLHL; from the coding sequence TTGACATGGTATAATGAAGTTTCTAAAAAAGATTTTGACAATTTTAATGAACTCAAAGAAGTTTACAGAAATGCAAGTTTAGTAAACAATCAAAGAGTCGTTTTTAACATCAAAGGAAATGATTTTAGATTAATGGTTTCATTCAAATTTAGACGAAAAGCGTGTTATTCAATTTGGTTTGGAATGCATAAAGAATATGATAAAATAGATGTTGAAACCATTGAGTTTGACGAAAATTTACATCTGTAA
- a CDS encoding IS982 family transposase has protein sequence MICFDKITDIFSIVDEFCKDFDKTTQSFLLGKPSKRPSIMSKSEVITIYLLFHLSGFRCFKHYYIFYVQKHMQNEFPNTVSYNRFLELMQSVLLPMTIFAKTCCLGNCTGISFVDSTPIRVCKNKRISRNKVFKGIATTGKSTMGWFHGFKLHIIINDKGELLSFAVTQANVDDREPLKNEGFLNAIFGKLFGDKGYISEKLSQLLFVDGIQLITSIRNNMKNSLMEMSDKILLRKRSIIETVNDELKNICQVEHSRHRSFTNFLSNLIAGIIAYNFLPKKPSLKYETIKTNQLAVFY, from the coding sequence ATGATTTGTTTTGATAAAATTACAGATATTTTTTCTATTGTTGATGAATTTTGCAAAGATTTTGATAAAACCACACAGTCTTTTCTGCTAGGAAAACCTTCCAAACGTCCTTCGATTATGTCAAAATCAGAAGTAATTACAATTTATTTACTTTTTCATTTGAGTGGTTTTCGCTGTTTCAAGCATTATTACATTTTTTATGTCCAAAAGCATATGCAAAATGAATTTCCTAATACAGTTTCTTATAATCGCTTTTTAGAACTAATGCAAAGTGTTCTTTTGCCAATGACAATTTTTGCCAAAACCTGTTGCTTAGGCAATTGCACAGGCATTTCGTTTGTAGACTCAACACCAATTAGAGTTTGTAAAAACAAACGAATCAGTAGAAACAAAGTTTTTAAAGGTATTGCCACTACAGGGAAATCTACAATGGGCTGGTTTCATGGGTTTAAACTCCACATCATCATTAATGACAAAGGAGAATTGTTAAGTTTTGCTGTAACTCAAGCCAACGTAGATGATAGAGAGCCACTGAAAAATGAGGGCTTTTTGAATGCTATTTTCGGAAAACTATTTGGTGATAAAGGATATATAAGCGAGAAACTCTCTCAATTATTATTTGTTGATGGAATCCAATTAATTACAAGTATTCGAAATAATATGAAAAATAGTTTGATGGAAATGAGTGATAAAATTTTACTCCGTAAACGTTCAATAATAGAAACGGTTAACGATGAACTTAAAAATATTTGCCAAGTTGAACATTCTAGACATCGTTCATTTACCAACTTTTTGTCAAATCTTATCGCTGGAATAATTGCTTATAATTTTCTGCCTAAAAAACCTTCTTTGAAATACGAAACGATTAAAACTAACCAATTGGCTGTATTTTATTAA
- the dprA gene encoding DNA-processing protein DprA — MSEENLFYTLALLRIEGVGDIMAKKLLTHFETAENILKAKSQHLASIDGVGTVLLKNFKDKTIFDKAKNELDFIQKNNIAVSGFQDSSYPDRLKHCIDGPVLLFSSGNIDLKNRKIISIVGTRQITSYGTEFCRKLIEDLAPLDPIIVSGFAYGVDIVAHQFAMDLDLQTIGVVAHGLNQIYPKPHKKYVAKMEQNGGFMTEFWSTSNPDKENFVRRNRIVAGMSEATIVIESADKGGSLITANMANDYNRDVFAVPGRTTDKYSQGCNNLIKTQKAIILTCTADLIYNLNWDIAQESKAVQKQLFVTLDDDEQKVYDYLLKTGKEQMDIIALHCDFPIYRISGLLLNMELKGVIRPLPGKMFEAV; from the coding sequence ATGTCAGAAGAAAATTTATTTTACACATTGGCTTTACTTCGGATAGAGGGCGTTGGCGACATTATGGCCAAAAAACTGCTCACTCACTTTGAAACAGCCGAAAATATTCTAAAAGCTAAATCCCAGCATCTTGCCTCCATTGATGGTGTAGGCACGGTTTTACTAAAGAATTTCAAAGATAAAACCATTTTTGATAAAGCCAAAAATGAACTGGATTTTATTCAAAAGAACAATATTGCCGTGTCAGGTTTTCAGGACAGCAGCTATCCAGATCGATTAAAACACTGCATTGACGGACCAGTTTTACTATTTTCGTCTGGGAACATCGATTTGAAAAACCGCAAAATAATCAGTATTGTCGGGACTCGCCAAATCACTTCTTATGGAACGGAATTCTGCCGAAAGTTGATTGAAGATTTAGCTCCGCTGGATCCGATAATTGTCAGCGGTTTTGCTTATGGTGTTGATATAGTGGCACATCAGTTCGCGATGGATCTTGATCTGCAGACGATTGGCGTTGTTGCTCATGGTTTGAACCAGATTTATCCCAAACCCCATAAAAAGTATGTTGCCAAAATGGAACAGAATGGCGGTTTTATGACTGAGTTTTGGAGCACTTCCAATCCTGACAAAGAGAATTTCGTCCGGCGCAACCGCATCGTTGCCGGAATGTCCGAAGCGACGATTGTCATAGAATCTGCTGATAAAGGCGGTTCGCTCATTACTGCCAATATGGCCAATGATTATAACCGAGATGTATTTGCTGTTCCAGGCCGCACCACCGACAAATACAGTCAGGGCTGCAATAATTTAATCAAAACCCAAAAGGCCATTATCCTCACCTGCACCGCCGATTTGATTTATAATCTCAATTGGGATATTGCACAGGAAAGCAAAGCGGTTCAAAAACAGCTGTTTGTCACCCTTGATGATGATGAGCAGAAAGTCTATGATTATCTTTTGAAAACAGGTAAAGAACAGATGGATATTATTGCACTCCACTGCGATTTTCCCATTTACAGGATTTCTGGTTTATTGCTGAATATGGAATTGAAAGGCGTCATACGGCCTCTGCCTGGGAAAATGTTTGAGGCGGTTTGA